Part of the Deltaproteobacteria bacterium genome, CAATATGGTAAAAGGCCTCAAAATTGGTTATGGAGGAAGAAAAAACAGTAAGCAGGGTCAGGCCGGCTAAAAAAGCCCCTAAGAATTGAGCGGCTAAATAAACCGGCAGCTTTTGGGGTATCATCCTCCCGGAGATGATCATGGCCAGGCTGACCGCCGGGTTGAGATGGGCGCAGGAAAGATGCCGGCTGGCATAAATGGCCAGGGTGACACCGATCCCCCAAATCCCGGCCACTTGAAACAGTCCAGTGTGCGCACCATAAAGGGCGGAAGCGGCCACCGCCCCGCATCCGAAGAAGGTCAGGAGAAAGGTGCCCAGAAATTCCCCGATAAAATTATTTTTAAGGTCCGTCATCTTTCTCTTTGTTTCCCATGGGATCGAAGGTGGATTGATACTGGAAAAGAGAAAAATCTTTTTGAAGGGCCTCCAACTGAGGCATGATTTCAGGAGGGGCAATAAAAACGACCCGGTTCAGGAGGAAAAGGCGATCGGCAGGCAAAGAAATCACGTCAAGATTTCTCTGGCCCAGGACCAGGCTGAATAAATAGGCCTGGGAGGCCTCACCTAAAAACCCTTTGGCCCGGATAATCCCTTTGGGGAATCGTGACATGAGGGTCTTAAAACCTTCCACATCTCCTTCCCATTTATAAATAGCCGAAAGCAGCCGGTCCGGTGGCGTGATCTCCCCCTGGGGGTCGTCCAGGAGTTGTTCAATGGCCGACTCCAATTCCTGATCGGAAAGAAAGGCCTTCGCCCCTTTTGCCCGGGTTTCGGGTTGCCCCGGCCCTTCGGCTTCAAAGAAAAACCGCTCAAAAGGAAAATCCGCAAATTGTGTTTCAAAGAATTTGGGATTGGGGTGATGCCGGGCCACCAGGTCTTTAACTTTTTGGATTTGTTCTTTCGAAGCCAGGTCCACCTTGTTGATGATAAAGAGGGTGGAAGAAGCAATCTGCTTCTCCACCGAAGAAAAGACCTCGTATTCTTCTTCAAAATTGGCGGCATCGATAATACAAAACTGCTCCGTCAATTGAAAACGGTTTTGGAAAAAGGGAAGGGTCAGGTCCCTTTTCAGGTCCGTGGGATTGGCCACGCCGGTGGACTCGATGAGGAGTATATCGGGCTGGATGTCTTTGGCTATTTGATTCAACCCCTTGATGAAATCCGTTTTGACACAGACGCAGAAGATGGAGCCTTTACTGATCTCCAGGATATCCAGGTCCTCTCCCTCAATCAAGTTCCCGTCGATTCCGATCTCACCGAATTCATTCATCAGGATCATGAGTTTGCGGTCCTTGGGAAAGGTTTTAATAATCCGGTTGAGAAACGTGGTCTTCCCGCTCCCCAGGAAACCGGTAATCAGATACACTTTGGTGATGTTGTCCATATTATCCTTTAAGGAGGCTGATGATCCGCTCCACGCTGAATACCTTTCCCTGGGCCACCAGGACCCCGTCTATGGCCAGGGCCGGGCTCAGGGGCAATCCGTATTTTTGGCGCACTTCCTCCGAAAGAACCCAGAGCTTGACCACCTCGGCCTCGATCCCGGCTTCGGCTGCTGCTCTTTTGGCGTTCTCTAACAATTGATCGCACTTTTCACAGGGCGGGTCCAGACCGATAACCTCGATGCGCATCAAGA contains:
- a CDS encoding GTP-binding protein, whose product is MDNITKVYLITGFLGSGKTTFLNRIIKTFPKDRKLMILMNEFGEIGIDGNLIEGEDLDILEISKGSIFCVCVKTDFIKGLNQIAKDIQPDILLIESTGVANPTDLKRDLTLPFFQNRFQLTEQFCIIDAANFEEEYEVFSSVEKQIASSTLFIINKVDLASKEQIQKVKDLVARHHPNPKFFETQFADFPFERFFFEAEGPGQPETRAKGAKAFLSDQELESAIEQLLDDPQGEITPPDRLLSAIYKWEGDVEGFKTLMSRFPKGIIRAKGFLGEASQAYLFSLVLGQRNLDVISLPADRLFLLNRVVFIAPPEIMPQLEALQKDFSLFQYQSTFDPMGNKEKDDGP
- a CDS encoding thioredoxin family protein; the encoded protein is MRIEVIGLDPPCEKCDQLLENAKRAAAEAGIEAEVVKLWVLSEEVRQKYGLPLSPALAIDGVLVAQGKVFSVERIISLLKG